From Spiroplasma eriocheiris, the proteins below share one genomic window:
- a CDS encoding MATE family efflux transporter: MIIQGFYNIIDKTLALQFAAPDAMKDPFYVDAYNALNHFTGSQIVTEIPLKEMQSYINIATQYASQTYNLQWAFSVMMGMGAAMNFSMAYGRRNITKMKELSGNGFTSTILFSCITAFGVFCIVYPGWNAVFITSQMGSHYNVITEHLCWTYTIPLLAAAPLMFLSYFFMSMLRSEGKMLWVVLMIVSSLLVNCGAGIFFMHVCHLQLSGAMMGTVFAWLVQIIWGLIIVFGVKGSYLKFGWKDMLFLKWQNIVAFMKAGLPNFINNAALVITSFALTTLVVQLPNQSYNNGISILQELYSSITPWMTIVLSAGIGLTQGARSIIAYNYGAKKYNRIWQVLKRVSILIIIWFTLMLVVFICFGGLMMQAFAFPKEYVPQYRWWIVINFMTYPCCAFTYIALTLFQGINKSMLGTFTSSLRTFLVILPLIGIGYAVSMATGNPIYFFVFIGLNDLISSCIIVPILVHYWFKYRQKLVDLPDDFRSTSINEETFKDSLEHLSKTEVTAAKEQTTPPTKKQS, from the coding sequence ATGATCATCCAAGGTTTTTATAATATCATTGATAAAACATTAGCCTTACAATTTGCCGCTCCGGACGCAATGAAAGACCCATTTTATGTTGATGCTTATAACGCGCTAAATCATTTTACTGGTTCTCAAATTGTAACTGAAATTCCCTTAAAAGAAATGCAATCATATATTAATATTGCCACGCAATATGCAAGTCAAACTTATAATTTGCAATGGGCTTTTAGTGTCATGATGGGGATGGGAGCAGCGATGAACTTTTCAATGGCTTATGGTCGACGTAATATTACTAAAATGAAAGAGTTATCAGGAAATGGTTTTACTTCAACAATCTTATTTTCTTGTATCACGGCGTTTGGTGTTTTTTGTATTGTTTATCCAGGTTGAAATGCCGTTTTTATTACTTCGCAAATGGGCAGTCATTATAATGTTATTACTGAACATTTATGTTGAACTTATACAATTCCGTTATTAGCCGCTGCTCCTTTAATGTTTTTAAGTTATTTTTTTATGTCAATGTTGCGTAGCGAAGGAAAAATGCTGTGGGTGGTTCTTATGATTGTGTCATCATTGCTAGTTAACTGTGGAGCTGGGATTTTCTTTATGCACGTATGTCACTTACAATTATCCGGGGCAATGATGGGAACTGTTTTTGCTTGACTAGTCCAAATTATTTGGGGTTTAATTATTGTTTTTGGGGTTAAAGGTAGTTATTTGAAATTTGGTTGAAAAGACATGCTATTTTTGAAATGACAAAATATTGTGGCGTTTATGAAAGCAGGGTTACCAAATTTTATTAATAATGCGGCGTTAGTGATTACTTCGTTCGCTTTAACAACTTTAGTTGTTCAATTACCAAACCAAAGTTATAATAATGGGATTTCGATTTTACAGGAATTATATTCTTCGATTACCCCATGAATGACAATTGTTTTATCGGCGGGGATTGGTTTAACCCAAGGAGCTCGTTCAATTATTGCTTATAACTATGGGGCGAAAAAATATAACCGGATTTGACAGGTGCTAAAACGGGTAAGTATTTTAATTATTATTTGGTTTACCTTAATGCTCGTGGTCTTTATTTGCTTTGGTGGTTTAATGATGCAAGCCTTTGCCTTTCCCAAAGAATATGTTCCCCAGTATCGATGGTGAATAGTAATTAACTTTATGACTTATCCTTGTTGTGCCTTTACTTATATTGCGTTAACTTTATTTCAAGGAATTAATAAATCAATGTTAGGAACTTTTACAAGTAGTTTACGAACTTTCTTAGTAATTTTACCATTAATTGGAATTGGTTATGCTGTAAGTATGGCTACCGGAAACCCCATTTACTTCTTTGTGTTTATTGGTTTAAATGATTTAATTTCATCTTGTATTATTGTTCCAATTCTTGTCCATTATTGGTTTAAATACCGTCAGAAATTAGTTGATTTACCCGATGATTTTCGCTCAACAAGTATTAACGAAGAAACTTTTAAGGATAGTTTAGAACATTTATCAAAAACGGAAGTAACAGCTGCCAAAGAACAAACCACGCCACCTACTAAAAAACAATCGTAA
- a CDS encoding cysteine peptidase family C39 domain-containing protein, whose product MWYPFVQQEQTNDCAYACLAMLVNYYHHRNLSISEIKTTNQLNSNGDVSIYELVKLAQNYQITLSPYQVTKTEFLKIKTFSPMVVYLLTKEGQGHFVILYQKKRHHYLIANPGAQSLQWMPEDDFLGAFQHVAIFTKKNENLKFKNKSFANIFYFLKPYWKTSLMLIIIGMFVNFVLILNKSFIKIYLDQLHKLIHHEIILLFLVFTLIILLKSFLNFCWQKLLLKFQFRITHDVVASFMNNLNSLSLTEYEKFDHSDWLKRMEDLALLANFIGTTMLTALIRTIMMVMSFILLLTISNVILLIVILETIFNFLLALIFWQINKIIYYRWYEKSLSYQSQVLQYFTSFISRKSRNLTAHFYYQWNKEYQDLLQATYQLEKDSYHQQSALNIFSQLLNLVIFYLAVNLITTQHLSIGDLMFYSALALYFNDFSNLFANLIANKSHFVNAYQRVEWLLFKNCESAPAPNNLPTKIKEITINNLTYEINGINLFKNLSLTFQHHIFLKGTSGVGKTTLLAILGRLKENYQGEILINKQVNLATVDEAEWRAKVMILHQQDYLFANSVYDNIINFNPNADIAILRNPVIQTILQTNQIDLTRMLVNNGDNLSKGQRQIILFLNLLCQRKEVYFIDESLSNVDEKTKLALVNLLLTSKQDSLIIYCGHDPKIEQSFSQVIDLSAEVQRNNV is encoded by the coding sequence ATGTGATATCCTTTTGTTCAACAAGAACAAACAAATGATTGTGCCTATGCTTGCTTGGCAATGCTAGTTAATTATTATCATCATCGTAACCTTAGTATTAGTGAAATTAAAACAACTAACCAGCTTAATTCAAACGGTGATGTTAGTATTTATGAATTAGTTAAGCTCGCCCAGAATTATCAAATTACCTTATCTCCATACCAAGTTACAAAAACTGAATTTTTGAAAATTAAAACCTTTTCGCCAATGGTTGTTTATTTATTAACCAAGGAAGGGCAGGGCCATTTTGTGATTTTATATCAAAAAAAGCGCCACCATTATTTAATTGCTAATCCTGGTGCCCAAAGTTTACAGTGAATGCCAGAAGATGACTTTTTAGGTGCGTTTCAGCATGTTGCTATCTTTACGAAAAAAAATGAAAATCTTAAATTTAAAAATAAATCATTTGCCAATATTTTTTATTTTTTAAAACCATATTGAAAAACAAGTTTAATGTTAATTATTATTGGTATGTTTGTTAACTTTGTCCTGATCTTAAACAAGAGTTTTATTAAAATTTATCTTGATCAACTCCATAAATTAATTCACCATGAAATCATTCTGCTGTTCTTAGTTTTTACACTAATTATTTTGTTGAAGAGTTTTCTCAACTTTTGTTGACAAAAATTATTGTTAAAGTTTCAATTTAGAATTACCCATGATGTCGTAGCATCTTTTATGAATAATTTAAATTCCTTAAGTTTAACCGAATATGAAAAATTTGACCATAGTGACTGGTTAAAACGAATGGAAGATTTAGCCTTATTAGCTAATTTTATTGGGACTACCATGTTAACGGCTTTAATTCGGACCATCATGATGGTGATGAGTTTTATTTTATTATTAACAATTAGTAATGTAATTTTATTAATTGTTATTTTAGAAACAATTTTTAATTTTTTATTAGCCCTCATTTTTTGACAAATTAATAAGATTATTTACTACCGGTGGTACGAAAAATCATTATCTTATCAAAGTCAAGTGCTCCAATATTTTACGAGTTTTATATCCCGCAAATCACGGAATTTGACTGCCCATTTTTATTACCAGTGAAATAAAGAATACCAAGATTTATTACAAGCAACCTATCAATTAGAGAAAGATAGTTATCACCAACAGAGTGCATTAAATATTTTCAGTCAACTTTTAAATTTGGTTATTTTTTACCTGGCGGTTAATTTAATTACGACCCAGCACCTTAGTATTGGTGATTTGATGTTTTACTCGGCGTTAGCATTATATTTTAATGATTTTAGTAATTTATTTGCAAACCTTATTGCCAATAAAAGTCATTTTGTTAATGCTTATCAACGTGTTGAATGATTATTATTTAAGAATTGTGAATCAGCACCTGCACCAAATAATTTACCAACCAAAATTAAAGAAATTACAATTAATAATTTAACATATGAAATTAATGGAATTAATTTATTTAAAAATCTTTCCTTAACTTTTCAGCATCATATTTTTTTAAAAGGAACATCCGGGGTTGGCAAAACAACGTTACTAGCCATTCTTGGCCGTCTCAAAGAAAACTACCAGGGTGAAATTTTAATTAATAAGCAAGTTAACTTAGCAACCGTTGATGAAGCAGAATGGAGAGCAAAAGTTATGATTTTGCACCAACAAGATTACTTATTTGCTAATAGTGTTTATGATAACATTATTAATTTTAATCCTAATGCTGACATTGCAATTTTAAGGAATCCGGTTATCCAAACAATTTTACAAACAAATCAGATTGACTTAACAAGAATGCTTGTTAATAATGGTGATAATTTGTCAAAGGGCCAACGCCAAATTATTTTATTTCTTAATTTACTTTGTCAGCGCAAAGAAGTTTATTTTATTGATGAAAGTTTAAGTAATGTGGATGAAAAAACAAAGTTAGCACTAGTTAATCTTTTATTAACTTCTAAACAAGATAGTTTAATTATTTATTGTGGTCATGATCCCAAAATTGAGCAATCTTTTTCTCAAGTAATTGATTTAAGTGCGGAGGTCCAACGTAATAATGTTTAA
- the rpsU gene encoding 30S ribosomal protein S21, whose amino-acid sequence MATIVVKNGEPLDKALKRFNKVSAVRRKEARRKEHFLSKKEKRRYKQEQNRSFR is encoded by the coding sequence ATGGCTACTATTGTTGTAAAAAATGGCGAACCGCTAGATAAAGCGTTAAAACGTTTTAACAAAGTATCAGCAGTGCGCCGTAAAGAAGCCCGTCGTAAAGAACATTTCTTAAGTAAGAAAGAAAAAAGACGATACAAGCAAGAACAAAACCGTAGTTTTAGATAA
- a CDS encoding GMP reductase → MKAFDYEDIQLIPEMCVVESRKECDPRVKLGKHTFNLPVVPSNMATVVNEELCEKLAQQNYFYIMHRFNVDQIAFVKKMKQQGLIASISVGVKESDYQVIDNLKKENLIPDYITIDIAHGHALSVKKMIEHIRKNFKQAVFIIAGNVGTPKGVRDLEYWGADATKVGIGPGKVCITKLKTGFGNGGWQLAAVKWCSKGSSKPIIADGGLRVNGDIAKSIRMGATMCMIGSLFAAHQESPGKLVVENGIEYKEYFGSASEYNKGEKRYVEGKKELITVRGSIFDTLKEMTEDLQSSISYAGGRDLEAIKKVDYVILKDSNF, encoded by the coding sequence ATGAAAGCATTTGACTATGAAGATATTCAATTAATTCCCGAAATGTGTGTGGTAGAATCACGGAAAGAATGTGATCCCCGCGTCAAATTAGGAAAACATACCTTTAACTTACCAGTGGTTCCTTCTAACATGGCAACTGTTGTTAACGAAGAATTATGTGAGAAATTGGCCCAACAAAATTACTTTTATATTATGCATCGCTTTAATGTTGACCAGATCGCATTTGTGAAAAAGATGAAACAGCAAGGCTTGATTGCCTCAATTTCAGTTGGGGTCAAAGAAAGCGACTATCAAGTAATTGATAACCTAAAAAAAGAAAATCTTATTCCGGATTATATTACCATTGATATCGCCCATGGCCATGCGTTATCAGTTAAAAAAATGATTGAACATATCCGCAAGAATTTTAAACAAGCAGTCTTTATTATTGCCGGAAATGTCGGGACTCCAAAAGGAGTTCGCGATTTAGAATATTGAGGCGCCGATGCTACCAAAGTTGGAATTGGTCCCGGAAAAGTATGCATTACCAAACTAAAAACCGGATTTGGAAATGGAGGCTGACAACTAGCAGCTGTGAAATGGTGCAGTAAAGGAAGTTCAAAACCAATCATTGCGGATGGTGGTTTACGTGTTAATGGTGATATTGCAAAATCAATCCGAATGGGTGCTACAATGTGCATGATTGGAAGTTTATTTGCGGCCCATCAAGAATCACCGGGGAAATTAGTTGTAGAAAATGGTATTGAATACAAAGAATACTTTGGCTCTGCTAGTGAATATAATAAAGGAGAAAAAAGATATGTCGAAGGAAAAAAAGAATTAATTACCGTTCGTGGCAGTATCTTTGATACCTTAAAAGAAATGACTGAAGACTTACAATCTTCAATTTCCTATGCCGGTGGGCGTGATTTAGAAGCCATTAAAAAAGTTGATTATGTAATTTTAAAAGATAGTAATTTTTAA
- a CDS encoding TcdA/TcdB catalytic glycosyltransferase domain-containing protein, translating to MLLHQDIIQLRELFYTQSDTFLKKFAPTFDLFFNNYDTLTTIEQEQYLNALHLLCIREFKDNYETNQLFQLINHFIRQDGKLEADEKNIHYIWYGLLEPRQTNCIKVWTYYNPDYQINLWTNFDSSLVNLLHLKIKEAANNDLAKIIKLQNEFYHNYYLKHRNVSFNENVKQFLVNKKLMLAFRIEEIIQEIKESFYQAQQELQKFTSNQVIIREINEETLRCGKVTYWFLNKELNLRQHIKSVSNRLRYLILRAYGGIYLDWDVLPSFNKKMLASYLLNLKDNDRSQLILKREIIMLLNNQDLLDYHSQRTVKMLTLISKSYLQIFLKHHQPTSPWITSESYIERILSEIIDYFGFDNLIVPLGDYIISNGYHIMFGGPNDFYNDKFLIAKKNSVFLNRLILTIQEIDKYIEQKTYDLLSYNNQTLSSFYHDLLLQESNSNYLNFINYRFDYLIPDIKTATSHTGSKIISFAFANLFVNWLKKINENMPNEFIPQIIGEKIRLQVYKNFFRYNNLLYDNINDNQMLIGNLNWPDNSNNNLYHQLARQEYV from the coding sequence ATGTTATTGCATCAAGATATTATCCAACTCCGCGAACTTTTTTATACCCAAAGCGATACTTTTTTAAAGAAATTTGCCCCAACCTTTGATTTGTTTTTTAATAATTATGATACTTTAACTACTATTGAACAGGAACAATATTTAAATGCGCTCCATTTATTATGTATTCGCGAGTTTAAAGATAATTATGAAACTAACCAATTATTTCAATTGATTAATCATTTTATTCGCCAAGATGGTAAATTAGAAGCTGATGAAAAGAACATTCATTATATTTGATATGGTTTGTTAGAGCCTCGCCAAACTAATTGTATTAAAGTATGAACTTATTATAATCCGGATTACCAAATTAATTTATGGACTAATTTTGATAGTAGTTTAGTGAATTTATTACATTTAAAAATTAAAGAGGCGGCCAACAATGATTTAGCGAAGATTATTAAATTACAAAATGAGTTTTACCATAATTATTATTTAAAACATCGTAATGTTAGTTTTAACGAAAATGTTAAACAATTCTTAGTTAATAAAAAGTTAATGTTAGCTTTCCGCATTGAGGAGATTATTCAAGAAATTAAAGAATCATTTTACCAAGCTCAACAAGAATTACAAAAATTTACGAGCAATCAAGTAATTATTCGCGAAATTAATGAGGAAACATTACGCTGTGGGAAGGTTACTTATTGGTTTTTAAATAAGGAATTAAATTTGCGACAACATATAAAGTCGGTCTCTAATCGTTTACGTTATCTAATTTTACGGGCTTATGGTGGAATTTATTTAGATTGGGATGTTTTGCCAAGTTTTAATAAAAAAATGTTAGCAAGTTATTTACTTAATTTGAAAGATAATGATCGTTCACAGTTAATTTTGAAAAGAGAGATTATCATGCTTTTAAATAATCAGGATTTATTAGATTATCACTCTCAGCGAACAGTGAAAATGCTAACTTTGATTAGCAAAAGCTATTTGCAAATTTTTTTGAAACACCATCAACCAACCTCCCCATGGATTACTTCCGAAAGTTATATTGAACGGATTTTAAGTGAAATTATTGATTATTTTGGGTTTGACAATTTAATTGTGCCATTGGGAGATTACATTATTAGCAATGGTTATCATATTATGTTTGGGGGACCAAATGATTTTTATAATGATAAATTTTTAATTGCTAAAAAAAATAGTGTTTTTTTAAACCGACTAATTTTAACAATTCAAGAAATTGATAAATACATTGAACAAAAAACCTATGATTTATTAAGTTATAATAACCAAACATTATCTTCTTTTTACCATGATTTATTATTACAAGAGTCAAATAGTAATTATTTAAATTTTATTAATTATCGCTTTGATTATTTAATCCCTGATATTAAAACCGCAACTTCGCACACAGGTTCGAAGATTATTAGTTTTGCGTTTGCTAATCTGTTTGTTAATTGGTTAAAAAAAATTAACGAAAATATGCCCAATGAATTTATTCCTCAAATTATCGGAGAAAAAATTCGCTTACAAGTTTATAAGAATTTTTTCCGCTATAATAATTTATTATATGATAATATTAATGATAACCAAATGTTGATTGGAAACTTAAACTGACCAGATAATTCCAATAATAATTTATATCATCAGTTAGCGCGCCAAGAGTATGTTTAA
- a CDS encoding replication-associated recombination protein A, translating to MQQPLSFLWRPQSLEDVIGQEHLINDQNGILSRMIKNNFVSSLIFYGNPGIGKTSIALALANDLKIEHSIFNAAIDKKSDLEKIIKKAQNYDRYIIVLEEIHRMNRDRQDILLQYLEHGNLIMFSCTTENPFFVINPAIRSRSNIIELKPISAAEMFNGLKRSLQKSKDIKIDITDEALSYICNLASGDLRVAINILELAIHLYPEELVNLDIVQAISPTANLLNSHYGDEHHDLKSAFQKSIRGSDVEAALHYFSRLLASGDYEALLRRMLIISYEDIGLANPAIPLHVKSAIDSFRQIGMPEGIIPLGLVVIEMCLSEKSNSAYLATFKAYEDVMNGKVHPVPLHLRDASYKSAKKLNRELGYKYPHDFPNDYVKQQYLPNELLGTVYYQPKLHSVYEKRLNDLYQAFKNKK from the coding sequence ATGCAACAGCCATTATCATTTTTATGACGACCACAATCATTAGAAGATGTAATTGGTCAAGAACATTTGATTAATGATCAAAATGGAATTTTATCCCGGATGATTAAAAATAATTTTGTTAGTTCTTTAATTTTTTATGGTAATCCTGGCATTGGTAAAACTAGTATTGCATTAGCCTTAGCCAATGATTTAAAAATTGAACATAGTATTTTTAATGCTGCGATTGATAAAAAAAGTGATTTAGAAAAAATCATTAAAAAAGCACAAAATTATGATCGTTACATTATAGTTCTAGAAGAAATTCACCGGATGAATCGTGATCGCCAAGATATCCTTTTACAATATTTAGAACATGGTAATTTAATTATGTTTTCTTGTACAACTGAAAATCCATTTTTTGTTATCAACCCTGCGATTCGCAGCCGAAGTAATATTATTGAGTTAAAGCCAATTTCGGCTGCTGAAATGTTTAACGGTTTAAAACGAAGTTTACAAAAATCAAAGGATATTAAAATAGATATTACCGATGAAGCCTTAAGTTATATTTGTAATTTAGCGAGTGGAGACTTACGAGTTGCCATTAATATTTTAGAATTAGCAATTCATTTATATCCCGAAGAATTAGTTAATCTAGATATTGTGCAGGCGATTTCCCCAACTGCTAATTTATTAAATTCTCACTATGGTGATGAACACCATGATTTAAAATCAGCCTTTCAAAAATCAATTCGGGGCAGTGATGTCGAAGCTGCTCTGCACTATTTTAGCCGGTTATTAGCCAGTGGAGATTATGAAGCATTATTGCGAAGAATGCTAATTATTAGTTATGAAGATATTGGGTTAGCAAATCCCGCCATTCCCTTACATGTTAAATCAGCGATTGATTCCTTTCGCCAAATTGGAATGCCGGAAGGAATTATTCCACTTGGATTAGTAGTAATTGAAATGTGTTTAAGTGAAAAATCAAATAGTGCTTATTTAGCAACTTTTAAAGCTTATGAAGATGTTATGAATGGCAAAGTGCATCCAGTACCGTTACATTTGCGGGATGCTAGTTATAAATCGGCCAAGAAATTAAACCGGGAGTTAGGTTATAAATACCCCCATGATTTTCCTAATGACTATGTTAAACAACAGTATTTACCAAATGAATTGTTAGGAACAGTTTATTACCAACCTAAATTGCATAGTGTCTATGAAAAACGGTTAAATGATTTATACCAAGCTTTTAAAAATAAAAAATAA
- a CDS encoding L-lactate dehydrogenase, which yields MKNRKIVLVGCGSVGTSFLYASINQGLAQEYVLIDINHDLAEGNALDFADCNAVLEKQFVSVEAGDYPDCKDADIIVITAGRPQRPGETRLDMVADNARIMKDIALQIKASGFSGITIVASNPVDVMTIVYQQVTGYDHHRVLGSGTILDSSRLRRLVGAKLNVHPSSVHTYILGEHGDSSIVPWSAGTIMGKRISDYIEDGKITRAELEWCREEAVNMAYKIIEKKKSTFYGIGVALAYIARAIMRGENAALLIGAYLDGEYGQKGIYIGVPAIVNQNGWSRIITLHINSEEQKEFDRSCQTIKETVKKAFEAIDIKYEI from the coding sequence ATGAAAAATCGTAAAATTGTATTAGTAGGGTGTGGTAGCGTTGGAACTTCATTCTTATATGCTTCAATTAACCAAGGATTAGCGCAAGAATATGTTTTAATTGATATTAATCATGACTTGGCGGAAGGAAATGCCCTTGATTTTGCTGATTGTAATGCAGTATTAGAAAAACAATTTGTTAGTGTCGAAGCAGGGGATTATCCTGATTGTAAAGATGCTGATATTATTGTGATTACCGCTGGTCGCCCCCAACGGCCAGGAGAAACCAGATTAGATATGGTTGCCGATAATGCACGGATTATGAAAGATATTGCTTTGCAGATTAAAGCATCAGGATTTAGCGGGATTACAATTGTTGCTTCAAATCCTGTTGATGTGATGACAATTGTTTATCAACAAGTAACTGGTTATGATCACCATCGGGTGTTAGGGTCAGGAACTATTTTAGATTCTTCACGCTTACGTCGGTTAGTGGGAGCCAAATTAAATGTGCACCCATCTTCTGTTCATACTTATATTTTAGGTGAACATGGAGACTCTTCAATTGTGCCATGAAGTGCCGGGACAATTATGGGGAAACGTATTAGTGACTACATTGAAGATGGCAAAATTACCCGCGCAGAATTAGAATGATGCCGGGAAGAAGCAGTTAATATGGCTTATAAAATTATTGAAAAGAAAAAATCAACTTTTTATGGGATTGGAGTGGCGTTAGCATATATTGCGCGTGCTATTATGCGTGGGGAAAACGCGGCATTATTAATTGGTGCTTATTTAGATGGTGAATATGGTCAAAAAGGAATTTACATTGGTGTTCCGGCAATTGTTAACCAAAATGGATGAAGTCGAATCATTACCTTACATATTAATAGTGAAGAACAAAAAGAATTTGACCGCTCATGTCAAACTATTAAAGAAACAGTTAAAAAGGCGTTTGAAGCAATTGATATTAAATACGAAATTTAG
- a CDS encoding Pr6Pr family membrane protein: MLLETKKINQIWKQSYKLSFAIIGISILIWNLIGGYFDNYTINIVYKGDYNDYTINFFSTFTGWSNIMLLVWFLYAGICHQLENKRKLLSYPVALTVGLYITITFIIYNCLLVPTQGFPSDPRNVITTIFDHIINPLVFVIYVICFFENKQPVKSTILLKKYLAKIIGFLLIYCFYAIVRGELRRASGDRYTYFDPHAGGELANTWYPYFFLNLHDPTFGIPGLAWFFIIVAVIIGLLVGSLYLYNFLSNKMVTSKYYPKLQSQ; encoded by the coding sequence ATGTTATTAGAAACTAAGAAAATCAACCAAATTTGAAAACAAAGTTATAAATTATCATTTGCTATTATTGGGATTAGTATTTTAATTTGAAATTTAATTGGTGGTTATTTTGATAACTATACTATTAATATTGTTTATAAAGGCGATTACAATGACTATACCATTAATTTTTTCAGTACTTTTACGGGTTGGTCTAATATTATGTTATTAGTCTGGTTTTTATATGCTGGAATTTGTCACCAGTTGGAAAATAAACGAAAACTATTATCTTATCCGGTGGCCTTAACTGTTGGGTTATATATTACCATAACTTTTATTATTTATAATTGTTTACTAGTGCCCACCCAAGGGTTTCCAAGTGATCCCCGGAATGTCATTACTACTATTTTTGACCATATTATTAATCCGCTTGTTTTTGTAATTTATGTTATTTGTTTTTTTGAAAACAAACAACCAGTTAAATCAACTATTTTACTAAAAAAATATCTCGCGAAAATAATTGGATTTTTATTAATTTATTGTTTTTATGCAATTGTCCGGGGTGAATTACGCCGCGCCTCTGGTGATCGTTATACATATTTTGACCCCCACGCGGGAGGCGAATTAGCTAACACATGATATCCATATTTCTTCTTAAACTTACACGACCCAACCTTTGGAATTCCGGGATTGGCGTGATTCTTTATCATTGTTGCAGTTATTATTGGTCTTCTTGTTGGTAGTTTGTATTTATACAATTTTTTAAGTAATAAAATGGTTACTAGTAAATACTATCCCAAATTACAAAGTCAATAA
- a CDS encoding GNAT family N-acetyltransferase, producing MKRKYRQNRKIKKIFKFKGQYEATTLAQNFVRYVTDPFREEGGYDIIDVENEIYQTEITTEEGNSYTVAISTQFDYEEDSEKIKEITKYQVDNDLDFILYTIGDHHDEQETDFLESLGLVLNEQLIGMVFDLKRWKKGRKKIPPNIKFRRVNDNKRLKDFSIILKSAFGPKSWDYAFYKTLLKLNKDETICQIDLLYKNNQPAGTGNIYFEKEIAIIDDIATHQNFRHQGLAKLMIDHLLTTAWNNDYDLVGLIATPEGFNMYRKLGFRPIKLYLNEYVARSQTNNLEQIAKKISRGKMKSLQNVNYQQLISQVGNKKCHRCQNIINDPEYLMAYRLTNDFEINVYHQNCYKLNAKDKWVIMVNQKQS from the coding sequence ATGAAAAGAAAATATCGTCAGAACCGTAAGATTAAAAAAATATTTAAATTTAAAGGCCAGTATGAGGCCACCACCCTCGCACAAAATTTTGTACGTTATGTCACTGATCCTTTTCGGGAAGAAGGTGGCTATGATATTATTGATGTTGAAAATGAAATTTATCAAACAGAAATTACCACTGAAGAAGGCAATTCCTATACCGTGGCAATTAGTACACAATTTGATTATGAAGAAGATAGCGAAAAAATTAAAGAAATTACCAAATACCAAGTTGATAATGACCTTGACTTTATTTTATATACCATTGGTGATCACCATGACGAGCAAGAAACAGACTTTTTAGAAAGTTTAGGTCTCGTATTAAATGAGCAATTAATTGGAATGGTCTTTGACTTGAAACGGTGAAAAAAAGGACGTAAAAAAATCCCACCGAATATTAAATTCCGTCGGGTAAATGATAATAAACGCTTAAAAGATTTTAGTATTATTTTAAAAAGCGCCTTTGGTCCAAAAAGTTGGGATTATGCTTTTTACAAGACCTTATTAAAATTAAATAAGGATGAAACAATTTGTCAAATTGACTTGTTATATAAAAATAACCAGCCAGCAGGAACCGGAAATATCTATTTTGAAAAAGAAATTGCCATTATTGATGATATTGCGACTCATCAAAACTTTCGCCACCAGGGGTTAGCAAAATTAATGATTGACCATCTCTTAACAACCGCTTGAAATAATGACTATGATTTAGTCGGTTTAATTGCCACCCCCGAAGGGTTTAATATGTATCGTAAACTAGGTTTTCGCCCAATTAAATTATATCTAAACGAATATGTTGCCAGAAGTCAAACTAATAATCTTGAACAAATTGCCAAAAAAATTAGTCGGGGTAAAATGAAAAGCTTGCAAAATGTTAATTATCAACAATTAATCAGCCAAGTTGGGAATAAAAAATGCCATCGTTGTCAAAACATCATTAATGATCCGGAATATTTAATGGCTTATCGCTTAACTAATGACTTTGAAATTAATGTTTACCACCAAAATTGTTATAAATTAAATGCAAAAGATAAGTGAGTTATTATGGTGAATCAAAAACAATCGTAA